The DNA segment ACGTCCCACCGGCGCCGACCGGGCCGATCTGATCGCCGACGCCGCGCTCGCGCTGCTCGCGGAGCGCGGCATGCGGGGGCTGACCCATCGCGCGGTCGACGAACGGGCCGGGCTGCCACAGGGCTCCACGTCCAACCACGCCCGCACCCGGCAGTCCCTGCTGGAGGCGGCGGTGCGGCGGCTGGCGGAACGGGAGGCCCGGGTCCTCGTGCCGGGCACGCTCCCGGCGGGCGACGGCACGGGCGAGGGCAGGGGCGAGTTGGTGGCCGACGGCAGGGGCGAGGTGGTGGCGGCGCTCGCCCGCGCACTGCACCGCTATCTGACGCACCACCGCGAACTGCTCGTCTGCCGGTACGAACTGGCCCTGGAGGCCACCCGGCGCCCCGAGCTGCGGGCGTTCTTCGACGCGACGGGCCTGCGCTTCCGGGCTCCGCTTGTGGCGCTGATGACGGCGGCCGGTTCCCCGGAGCCGGAGCGGCACGCGCTGTCCGTGGTCGCCTGGTGCGAGGGGCTGATGTTCTC comes from the Streptomyces sp. NBC_00525 genome and includes:
- a CDS encoding TetR/AcrR family transcriptional regulator, coding for MTARPTGADRADLIADAALALLAERGMRGLTHRAVDERAGLPQGSTSNHARTRQSLLEAAVRRLAEREARVLVPGTLPAGDGTGEGRGELVADGRGEVVAALARALHRYLTHHRELLVCRYELALEATRRPELRAFFDATGLRFRAPLVALMTAAGSPEPERHALSVVAWCEGLMFSCAAGSYHRSVPGEAELRTGFDELLRGMLGH